A region of the Bos mutus isolate GX-2022 chromosome 18, NWIPB_WYAK_1.1, whole genome shotgun sequence genome:
TGCACTAATAAATACCTCTTTACCGCCATACACATACCGCCATACCTGCATGCTTAGAGTCGCCCAGCCTGGCCTTTGCCAGGCGGTGAACCACTGTCTTAGCCACAGTTGAGCATCTGAAGTGGCCACCTTTGCCGAGTGGAGCCAGCACGGCTGCAGTGTCTCCAGAGTGCAGCTGGCAGtttgattatcagttcagttcagtccagtcactcagtcgctcgctgactctttgcgacctcatggactgcagcatgctaggcttccctgtccatcaccaactcctggagtccacccaaacccaggtccattgagtcggtgatgccatctgaccatctcatcttctgtcatccccttctcctcctgccctcaagctttcccagcatcagggtcttttccagtgagtcagctctttgcatcaggtggccaaagtattggagtttcagcttcaacatcagtccttccagtgaacacccaggactgatctccttcagaatggactggttggatctccttgcagtccaagggactctcaagagtcttctccaacaccacagttcaaaagcatcagttgttcagcgctcagctttctttatagtccaactctcacatccatacatgaccactggaaaaaccgtagccttgactagatggacctttgttgacaaagtaatgtctctgctttttaatatgctgtctagtttgattATAAGATGAGGGAAAACATCCCATGGGAGAAAATCTAGTTGAACACCTTGGACAGAAGTTGCTCGATCATGCCTCTTTTTTCAGCCTGTCCTGCCCTGAAGAGTGCCACAGACCTTCTTTTTAGGGATGTGGGTCCTGCCCCGGGCTCTCCTGCTCCTCTGTACCATGTAGACCACTGAGTTTCCtctcctccaggcctccctaCTTGTTTTGTGGAAAAGTGCTTCTCTGGACTCCGCTTATGCTGGCAGACCTTGCCGCTCTTGTCTGGGTATTTGCAGCAGCTGACACTCCCCTGGCTTTGGGTCCTTTGCCCTTTCTGGGCTTCTGCCTCACTGTCTTGTTCATCACCTCCTTCAGTATTTCTTCTGCTCCACTCTCTCTTCTCCTGGGCCTTGAGTTATGTGTACTTGACCCTGTCTTCAAGTTGAGGGATGTTTCTCCTCAGCTCTGTTCAGGTTGCTCATGAGCTGAACTCTTCATCTCTGGTACCATGATTTTAGgggtttttgttcattttcaagtCATCTGATAGCTCTGACATCTGGGTTATTTCTGAGTCTGGTTCTAATGATTATCTTGACAATAGACTCCCACCTCttttttatcttataatttttGATTGAATGTTAGACATCATGTCTAGAAACTAGCCTGGAAATGGAATCCATCAAACCATTAATGTGGCTTCGGGTTAGTCTTGTCAGGAGCAGAGCTGCGTTTGGGTTCCTCCAGAGAGACCTGCTGGTCCCTGGAGTCTCAAGAGGAGTATGGCGTGGTCTTGCCTCACCTGTGGAACAGAGCAGGTCTGCCTGCCCCATTGATTCCACTCCCAGGGAGGGCGCTGGGGATAGATTTGTAGTGGGGATGGGGGCTCCCCGTCCTGGTGCAGCCCGAGCTCCAGGCACAGGGTTGGGccctttctcagcatcactgCCCTTCCTTAGCATCGctgcccttccctccccagcAGCTGACCTGGTCCACTCTGTGCTCATGCAGGCCCTTCCACTCAGGAGGGGTTCCTGCCCTTCCTTGGGGTTGGAGGGGTTTTGTTTTTACCTTCCCTGAGAAAAGACCAGTGTCAGGAGgacttcctcttcttcctcctctcccagaGGCAGGAAGGTGTTCTTCCTCATCTCCAGAAACTTGGGGGTTGTGCTTAAGCTCTGAGAGCAGGCGCCATCTCATCCTGGCCTGTGACCTGTGGGCTTTCTGCTTTGGATGAAGAGCAGGCTCCAGGGGGAGGTATGGGGTTTCCTGCCTGGCCCCCTGGACAGCCGTTGCACCCTGTGCCACCTGCAGAGGCTCCCTGCGGCCTGCCGCCCACGGAAGAGAGCTCGGAAGTGAGGGCACAGTCTCCCTGCCCCGTGCCCGGGCTCCTGGCCGGCTGCTGTCTGACCCTCATTCAGCCTGTGGGGCGTGTTCATCCCTGCCCATCTCCTCTGCCCGCTTGTATGGCAGCCGCCTCTTCCTCGTGTTCTGCTGCAGCTGGACAGCTCATGTGCCGTCTCCTCAGAGGTCCCTCTTGGAGTTGGGTCGATGTGGTGGCTTTGCCGcccagctccctgtgctgtggtGGGCTGTGGCTTCCTGCATCCCAGTGGATGCAGAAGCCCAGACTCACACCAGCAGACGCCACCTCCTCACACCTGCCCAGGTGTTTCTCACACTGAGGAGTCCTGGTTCTGTTAAGTAGATTGTGCCAGACTTCCTGTGCCTTTTCGTCTCTTTCAGTTGTCTCAGCTGTATCCTGAAGAAAATTTGGAGAAATTCATTCCTTGCTTAGCTGGCCCAGATTCCTTTTATGTAGAGCGAAACCATATGGATCTGGAAGCGGACCTGAGGTAATGCTCCCCCTGACCCCCATAAGGCCACGGAGAGCAGCCCCCTGCAGCAGCACCGTGTGACTGGTGGACCGACGGCCCTCGGTGGTGTAGGTGGGGCTGGGCCGCCTGGTCACGGAGGGGCTGCTCAGGTGACACGTGGTCTGGATGGTTCCGGTCTCCTCTTCAGTTACAGAGAATTTGAAGGATCTTAACCTAGGCATGCTTTTGAGGATATACAAGTGAAGGAATTCTGAAGTATATGCCAACATGTACTGTAATTTTGACAGTCTTATGAAATAAAATCTGGTTATCCTTTCTCTTCTGTAGTAGAAAGGATGAAACGAAGACCTAATAAAATGTCTCCTGGGTCCAGAGACTCTGGACCCTGAGGGTGTCCTGCATGCTGTCCTGTACACGTTTACAGAGGGAGCCCTGCTGCCAGGGCCCGGGACTGGGCCCGCCATTGGAGTGCCCCCGGCAGCTGAGACCACAGGCCCCGTGTTGTGGGCCCAGAGAGACTCTGTTCATACAGTGTAGTACAGTGTGAATGTGGGAAGGGGCTCCAGGAAACCCACGAATCCTGCCAAGAACTAAACTGAATAAAGCAGGAAGATGAGAGGTTAAGGTGCTTCTGTTTAGTTTTTCTCTGATACAAATGTCtcttaattgaaaattaaaatttctctcCCAGTTACTTTTTggtaataatacattttaatgctgaaaaaaccactctgtttgttttttaggtaTTTGGCTTCGTTACCTTCTCATGTGTTAAAAAATGACCATGTTAAGAAATTTTTCAGCACTTCTTCTCCCACCCAACAGCTTCAAAGTCCAAGTGAGTTTGTAAAATGTAATTCAgtaaaagtagaaatatttttatggtCTGTGAAtgaattattctcattttaacttGTAGGTCCTGGCAACCCTTCCCTTTCTAAAGTCGGTACCATGATGGGCGTGTCTGGAAGGTGAGACTTCTCCCGTGCGACCCGCGCATTTCCAGGCAGCCTTGCTGCAGAGCTTGCTTCTCGCTGTGTGCCAGCAGTTGCTTCTGGAGCTAAGGCATTCTTGATCTTAGTCTTGACTAGTAATATTGGATAAGAATTGGATAGAGATAATCTACTTTTTGATttctcaaaaaatagaaaaaaaggggTTCTCTGAGCCACTGGAATTAGAATTCCCAAAGACCCTTATTGCAAATGCCAGTTTCTGGGCCCTGTACATTctaggaaaccagaatttctGAAAATCTTCATTTTTACAAGGTCTCAGGGAGTGATTAAGCCCATGAAGGGTCAGAGTTGCTGCTGTCTGGGTTCTCTGCCAGCTGGGGCCCTAAAATGGGCTGACCTCACATGTTTGGGGGGGTGGTGcgcgcacacatgcacgcacacacacacgtgcgcgcgcgcacacacacacacacacacacacacacacacacacagtcctatGGACGCCAGTCAGGCAAGGAGATCTTTGGTGTCCCGCCTTTCTTGTTCATCCCTCACCTGGAGTGTGTGAGCACATGATGAATCTGTGGGTCTGCAGTTTAGTGTGGAAGGGGCAGGCACAGAGAGAGATGCTTTTGCTCCTTCCAGCATTCtggaatttactttttaaaaaaaaatgtttggagtcaattttagtatatgttagTATTATCCTGTGAtagaagcaacagaaaaaaacTAGGCAGCTCAACCAGAAGTCTGGTGGtgacacacacgtgtgtgtacatgtgctcagGCGCTGTGTCTGAACAGGTGCATGCACACGTCCATGTCCACAGATGGTCAACTGGGGCGGGGGTGTGGTGGCAGAGGCCGCAACTTGAACGCTAGTGGTGAAGTGGGCTGCAGATGCAGTCTGGATAGAGGAGCTGGTCTTGAGTGGAGGCCGTGGAGTTTTGAAAACCACCTGTCTGCTGTCCTCGCAGGCCTGTGTGCGGAGTGGCCGGCATCCCGTCCTCTCAGGGCAGCGCCCAGCACCACGTGCAGCACTCCGCCAGTGCGGCCGCCTTGCCCCACTGCTCGCACTCGGGGGGTGCAGGTTCGGCGCTGGCCTACCGGACCCCGATGGACAGCTCGCCCGCCATCCTGATGCCGTCCAGCCTGCAGGCCCCGCAGACCCAGGAGCAAAATGGGATTTTAGACTGGCTTCGGAAACTGCGTTTGCACAAGTATTACCCTGTCTTTAAACAGCTCACGATGGAGAAGGTACGTTGGTTACTGGCAGGCAGATAGAATGTGCTTGTTGTCTCGGGTAATCTTTCTTTCTTCGGACCTCGTTCCCAGAGGAACCGAGCTGGGTTTCAGCAGTGCGTGTGTTGTGGAGGTCATGCCACCTGGTCCTTAACACTGCCAGATGCGTGCTCCCCGGGTCCCATGAGTTCGCTGAAGGGGGCCATGGATTTGAATTTGAAGCTgcctgattcattttgatatttggcaaaactaatacaattatgtaaagtttaaaaataaaataaaaaaaaaaaaaaattaaaaaaaaaaaaggaacataaattGCTTGTGAACAAACAGCTTTTTAAAGGTAGTTTGGGGTCTTCCCAAGTAGATACTTGCTGTATGTGATGTGAAGAGTGTTGTGCCTCCAGCCACCCTGTGGGGGGTAGAAGTAGTAGATTCTGGAGCTTGCATCCCCCTTGCTTAGACAGCCCTCAGTGCAGGCCTTTTTAAAGGACCCCGCATACTTTGACCCGGGTAAATGCTGGCTGATGACCTGGCTTCATTAAGGGCATAATAGCTAAAGGAATAGATGAATTTTATATCTTTCAAGCAGTCCTACATAGAAACTATTTTTACAATAGAATTTTGacaagaagcatttttttttttccattgttaaaTTCTGAAATTTCTTTCAAGTTTCAATGTCTCTGGTAAATTACACCTGTATGGGATGTTTGAACTCTGAGTGCCCTCTGCTGGATAAAGTGCTGTGGTGGCTTTGGTCTCTGTAAACATTTCCTTTGTCCAAAAACCTGCAATTGAAGAACTAGAAGTCAAGCTTTTACTGCtaataaaaaacacattttaagtatattttcagTACTCTCAGTTTAGGATTCATAAGtcttaaaaacaacagattttACTATCAGTTTAAAAAGTTATAGTGTGATGTATGTAGTTGAAAAGGCTATAATCACAGATCATATTATGGGCCGTCACGAGAACCACGTAGGATCTTTTTCTTAGTACAAGGGCAGTGGGTTAGGTTTCCACTCAGTTTGGATGGCATGTGCTTTTCTGGATCACTTGCTGCCCAACAGAGTTGCTGGTGTCCCGTGATTCCAGAAATAAGAGCCGCTAAAGAGGACGATGCTCCTCTCTGTGGGAGTCGGGTCCCTGGAGCGGGACACTTCCATGAACCGCATCCCAGTAGCAGCTGAGACCGCAGGACACTGTCCCAGTCACCTGCCCGCACAGCACGCACCTTCCAGGGCCCCACGTTCACCCAGCTGTGGTCCAGACGCCTGTGCCGAAGGCTCAGGAGACACAGCCCGTGACTCTCAGGTGCAAAGTGGGTGTCTTGTATTTTGGACTCTGGACACCAAGTCACTTAGCAAGTAAATATTGTAGCGTTTCCCTGTCTTTTATTATCTGGTTAAGTTTTATGGGTTTACGTATCTGAGAGGTTGAATATGTTTATTAAGTTAAACTCCCAAGTTCTTTGTTTTCAGAATCCTAATTAATTCTCAGTAACTTTGTAATTTGTTTCTTCTGTGGAAGTTTCTGAGCCTTACggaagaagatctaaataaatttGAATCCCTCACCATGGGAGCAAAGAAAAAACTCAAGACTCAACTGGAGCTGGAGAAGTGAGTGTGAGATTGTTTATGAAATGTGTTCGTTTTAGTTTCTAACATGAGGGACAGATGCTAGGACTTGTTACTGCTGGTGGCTTAATTAATACTCTTAAACCTTAATTAATACTCTTAAAACTCTACAAATGTGGCTTTGGTTTGCTAGAAACGACCCTTTAGAGTGAATCTGACAAGTCAGTTATCTTCTACCCTGGGGATTAGTTTGACGGAAATCACCCTTCTGTGGAGCATGTGTACTTAAGTAGCATCTGTGAAGCATTGAGAGTTTGTTCAGCAGAACTGAACACTCGGTTGTTGGTGTGCTTTCCTGTCACACAGGGAGAAGTCAGAGAAACGGTGCCTGAACCCCTCGGCCCCTCCCCCGGTCAGCAGCAGCGGAGTGGCCCGCGTGCCCCCCACCAGCCACGTGGGGCCCGTGCAGACAGTGCGAGGCAGCCATGCTGCAGGTGGGTGGGGCCGGGTGCGCCTGGACCCGGGACCCTTCTGGCAAGGGTCAGACCTCAGGTCACACCacttttccatttccatctcctAGTACTTAAAGAGTTACTTTTCCTCGTTTTAGCTCTTATAGTTTCTGCAGTAGACAAATAGAAGGGACCTTAGGTTTGCAGCTGGAGACAGGTGACTCTCCTGAAGTTGTTTGGGCAAAAGGTTTAGACCCAGGAACTGCTCTGGTGAGAGGGAAAGAACAGGAAATGTGAAAATAGATGCCAGTCTCTCCCCTTCACGTGGGTGCAGAGAGGTGGCCCTAGGCTGCTGCCCTGCATGTCCACCCTGAAGTCCTTGATGCCGGACCACCAgccttctccccttccccctgccttcctctcctcaGGGGGTGGTGGAGGACCACGGTAACAGCCCTTCTGCTGTTTTCCTTATGCACTAGAAACATCAAGAGTGAcaggaaccaggaagaaaaaactGTCAGTGCATCTTTTTGGTACTTGTTTGACCGAAAAGGTCTTGTGTCACTGGGCCTCAGAACACAGAGGTCTCTGTGTTGGTGGAGGGCTGCTTTTGTAGCACCTGGTGGTGGGGGGGTCCTTCTCCTGGTCTGTGGTGAGTGCTTGGGGAGCTGAGCACGGCTGTGTGTGCATCTGCCGAGCGTGGGAGCCTCAACCCTGTGTGCATAGGGCCAGGGTAGGACCTGCCTCCTTGGGGCTGATGCGAAGACAAGCGCGACAGGCATGCCTGTGGGCGGGAGAGGAGGGCACAGCCAGCGTCGTGTCCTGTAGCTCGAGGACCTCAGTGCCACCTTTGGACTGTCACCTGTCCCTTCTCCGCAGCGCTGCGGGTGGAGGTGGAGCAGGCCCCTCACCAGACGGCCCGGGAAGGCAGCTCGTCCGAGTGCTCCAGCTCCTCACCCAGCCCGATGGGCGTGCAGGCCCGGGAAGAGAGCTCAGACAGCGCGGAAGAGAACGACAGACGTAAGGATGCCCTTCCTTCCTGCGTGGCTCGCGAGGCGCTGCCCCCGCCCGGCCCAGGCAGGCTGTGCTAACGCTGTTTCCACCTCTAGGTGTGGAGATCCACTTGGAGGGCCCTGACAAGGAGAAGCCCGTGATGCTGCTGAACCACTTCACTTCAAGTTCCGCCCGGCCCACGGCGCAGGTCCTCCCTGTGCAGAACGAGGCAGGCTCCACCCCGTCGGGCCACCACTCGCTGCCCCCACAGATGATGACGGCGGCCTCACACATTGCACCCATCCGGATGCTGAACTCTGTGCATAAGGCGGAAAGGGGGAGCACGGACATGAAGCTCCTCTCGTCCTCTGTGCACTCACTGCTGTCCCTCGAGGAGCGCAGTAAAGTCTCTGGACCAAGAAGCAGCATCAAGGTGGACAAGAGCTTTGGCAATACCATGATGGATGTGCTCCCCTCGTCCACCCCCCATCAGCCCATGCAGGTCCTCTCCGGACTCGCCGAGAGCAGCTCCGTGTCTCCCACTGTCTCCTTTGGTCCCCGCACCAAAGTCGTCCACGCGTCCGCGCTGGACAGGGTGATGAAGCCGGCGCAGCAGCCGGCCCTGGTGGTGGAAGCCAGCACCGCTGCCGCGGGGACGTCCAGCACCGTCTTCCACGTGGCTCGGCCGCCCATCAAACTCCTGGTGTCTTCATCTGTCCCTGCGGATTCCGCCATCTCTGGGCAAACCTCCTGTTCTAACAATGTGCAAATAAGTGTGCCCCCTGCAATAATAAACCCCGGACTGCTCTGTACACAGCCAACACCAAAGCTGCCTTCTCTGCGATGAGCAGTGTGCCCGTGGGCCCCCTGCAGGGCAGCTTCTGTGCGAACAGCAACACTGCCGCCTCCAGTAGCCACCCTTCCCCATCCTTCGCAAACATGGCCACCGTGCCCAGCTGCCCggcccccagctccagccccGCGCTCTCCTCGGTCCCCGAAAGCAGCTTCTACAGCAGCAGTGGTGGCGGCGGCGGTGGTGGCAGCTCCCCCGGGAACCTCCCCGCTTCAGCccagaaccaccaccaccaccaccaccatcagcagcAGCCGGTGCCCCAGCAGCCGGcgcccgccccgccgcccggCTGTGTTGTGTGCACGTCATGCGGCTGCAGTGGGAGCTGCGGCTCGAGCGGCCTGACTGTCAGCTACGCCAGCTACTTCCAGCACCCGTTCTCGGGgccctcagtcttccccttcCCGTTCCTGCCCTTCAGCCCCGTGTGCGGCAGCGGCTACATGGGTGCCCAGCAGTATGGCGGCGGCGCCTTCCCAGTCGTGCACTCGCCCTACGGTGGTGGCGTGGGCCCCGAGCCCGTGCTGGGTGGCCAGTCCGCCT
Encoded here:
- the ZCCHC14 gene encoding LOW QUALITY PROTEIN: zinc finger CCHC domain-containing protein 14 (The sequence of the model RefSeq protein was modified relative to this genomic sequence to represent the inferred CDS: inserted 1 base in 1 codon); this encodes MVEKRCPLQRDGVYRWFSELPSPQRVEFLCGLLDLCIPLELRFLGSCLEDLARKDYHSLRDSEIKANNPADLGSLTNLTDEVVRSKLLVSLALLGSEQREAAGVLYRTLTHIDSIIHNYGLQLNEGRTGDEFLLLFTMASNHPAFSFHQKQVLRQELTQIQSSLSGGGGGGPGGKSALPTCPACHKVTPRTEPPVSSVGNSLENALHTSTHSTEGSLPKRPGGKLSRVTVEKIDLKGLSHKKNERNVECSFEVLWSDSSITSVTKSSSEVTEFISKLSQLYPEENLEKFIPCLAGPDSFYVERNHMDLEADLRYLASLPSHVLKNDHVKKFFSTSSPTQQLQSPSPGNPSLSKVGTMMGVSGRPVCGVAGIPSSQGSAQHHVQHSASAAALPHCSHSGGAGSALAYRTPMDSSPAILMPSSLQAPQTQEQNGILDWLRKLRLHKYYPVFKQLTMEKFLSLTEEDLNKFESLTMGAKKKLKTQLELEKEKSEKRCLNPSAPPPVSSSGVARVPPTSHVGPVQTVRGSHAAALRVEVEQAPHQTAREGSSSECSSSSPSPMGVQAREESSDSAEENDRRVEIHLEGPDKEKPVMLLNHFTSSSARPTAQVLPVQNEAGSTPSGHHSLPPQMMTAASHIAPIRMLNSVHKAERGSTDMKLLSSSVHSLLSLEERSKVSGPRSSIKVDKSFGNTMMDVLPSSTPHQPMQVLSGLAESSSVSPTVSFGPRTKVVHASALDRVMKPAQQPALVVEASTAAAGTSSTVFHVARPPIKLLVSSSVPADSAISGQTSCSNNVQISVPPAIINPXTALYTANTKAAFSAMSSVPVGPLQGSFCANSNTAASSSHPSPSFANMATVPSCPAPSSSPALSSVPESSFYSSSGGGGGGGSSPGNLPASAQNHHHHHHHQQQPVPQQPAPAPPPGCVVCTSCGCSGSCGSSGLTVSYASYFQHPFSGPSVFPFPFLPFSPVCGSGYMGAQQYGGGAFPVVHSPYGGGVGPEPVLGGQSAFTVPPVQNFMGAAGVYQAQGLVGSSNGSSHKKSGNLSCYNCGATGHRAQDCKQPSMDFNRQGTFRLKYAPPAESLDSTD